The following are from one region of the Pirellulaceae bacterium genome:
- a CDS encoding prepilin-type N-terminal cleavage/methylation domain-containing protein has product MNDVSSRFQPVSGLASRVTKAAQAHRFPAQCFRGFRAQHLRPSRRAFSLIEVMIATAVTLLMMLGLAQIFRVLGESMSQGRSALELNNRLRSVVHRIRTDLDNVTVTPRNLPLKFGTAQGYLKYYEGPCSDYTFASEPRLNRFGDMDDIFMATVKAKDAWFTGKVPRFIAEKRAPTSAAELQDLVTIASQYAEVVIFAQPLVAAGSPVDYTGPQSLLDRDPSFLASHPNHFERMSLPNLIEQPPAGYRLHYRVLLIRPDLNLPSVPSVTPARLPALPNADVMVARPQALNGQTLPSPTCDMYLIHQYCDLSIRRIYDTNDGLAAGWDYVAANDLQDLTSNPVNRFAHVVYPVSNNIISMPALALGQTMPFQKIKFYVPEDRRLSSELSPSPIAPANNSVGGGFLHPAFVLFGDRTGEDVLADDVLAFDIKVFDSSAPIVFHRTVDNEQLSLRPSDPGFAMAMSPGLLSNSTEPLSRVESRGEFVDANWGGMLLNHYEAEFTALVSNATARKNVLISEFSGVQEQKTANPPDALFPSDSLLKSGAVLLPTSTSPLLFYQIAVDTFTDWFENDGVHQRELIFNHGRIQDLNPPIGTVVDAGVADNDPTLNETSPPFPVDLRGLQISVRLEDRASKQFKQMSTVKEFVSY; this is encoded by the coding sequence ATGAACGATGTTTCATCGCGCTTTCAGCCAGTTTCTGGGCTCGCCTCTCGAGTGACCAAGGCCGCTCAGGCACACCGCTTTCCGGCACAATGCTTTCGGGGCTTTCGGGCACAACACTTGCGGCCCAGTCGAAGGGCTTTTTCTTTGATCGAAGTGATGATTGCCACCGCCGTCACGTTGCTGATGATGTTGGGGCTGGCGCAGATATTTCGCGTGCTGGGTGAAAGCATGAGTCAGGGACGCTCGGCGCTGGAGCTGAACAATCGGCTGCGGAGCGTCGTGCATCGCATTCGCACCGACCTGGACAACGTCACTGTCACACCCCGCAACTTGCCGCTGAAGTTCGGTACCGCGCAAGGCTACTTGAAATACTATGAAGGCCCTTGCAGCGACTACACCTTTGCCAGCGAGCCGCGACTGAATCGCTTTGGAGACATGGACGACATCTTCATGGCCACAGTCAAAGCCAAGGACGCCTGGTTTACCGGCAAGGTACCCAGGTTCATTGCTGAGAAGCGTGCGCCTACCAGCGCTGCTGAACTGCAAGATTTGGTTACGATCGCTTCGCAGTATGCCGAGGTCGTCATCTTTGCCCAGCCGCTGGTAGCGGCAGGTAGTCCAGTGGATTATACGGGACCTCAGTCACTGCTAGATCGTGATCCAAGTTTCTTAGCGTCACATCCAAATCACTTCGAGAGGATGAGCCTCCCAAATTTGATCGAGCAGCCACCTGCAGGTTATCGTTTGCACTATCGCGTATTGCTAATTCGACCAGATCTCAATTTGCCGAGTGTACCGTCGGTTACCCCTGCTCGGTTACCTGCGCTCCCAAATGCTGATGTCATGGTGGCTAGACCTCAGGCTTTGAATGGGCAGACTCTGCCAAGTCCCACCTGTGATATGTACCTCATCCATCAATATTGCGATTTGTCGATCAGGCGAATCTACGACACCAATGATGGACTTGCCGCCGGCTGGGATTACGTTGCCGCCAATGATTTGCAAGACTTGACAAGCAATCCTGTTAATCGGTTTGCGCATGTCGTCTATCCAGTGAGCAACAACATCATCAGCATGCCAGCACTAGCTTTAGGGCAGACGATGCCGTTCCAGAAAATAAAGTTTTACGTTCCCGAAGATAGAAGGCTCAGCTCCGAATTAAGCCCAAGTCCAATTGCTCCTGCTAATAACAGCGTAGGTGGAGGATTTCTACATCCAGCCTTTGTGTTGTTCGGAGACCGAACCGGCGAGGATGTATTGGCAGATGATGTGCTGGCCTTTGACATCAAGGTATTCGACAGTAGCGCACCAATTGTTTTTCATAGAACTGTTGACAATGAACAATTATCGTTACGGCCTAGCGATCCCGGATTCGCAATGGCAATGTCACCTGGGCTCCTGAGTAATTCGACAGAGCCTTTGTCTCGAGTAGAGTCGCGTGGAGAATTTGTTGACGCCAACTGGGGGGGAATGTTACTTAACCATTATGAGGCAGAATTCACAGCATTGGTCAGCAACGCTACAGCCCGCAAGAATGTACTCATTAGCGAATTTAGCGGGGTTCAGGAGCAAAAAACTGCGAATCCGCCAGACGCTCTTTTCCCGTCGGATTCACTTCTTAAGTCGGGAGCAGTATTGTTACCGACAAGCACTTCACCATTGTTGTTCTACCAGATTGCTGTGGATACATTCACGGATTGGTTCGAAAACGACGGGGTCCACCAAAGGGAACTAATTTTTAACCACGGTCGAATTCAGGATCTAAATCCCCCGATTGGAACGGTTGTCGATGCGGGTGTAGCCGACAACGACCCTACGCTCAACGAAACCAGTCCTCCGTTTCCGGTGGACTTGCGAGGACTGCAAATCTCGGTGCGCTTGGAAGATCGCGCCAGCAAGCAGTTCAAGCAAATGTCCACCGTCAAGGAGTTTGTCTCATATTAG
- a CDS encoding PEP-CTERM sorting domain-containing protein (PEP-CTERM proteins occur, often in large numbers, in the proteomes of bacteria that also encode an exosortase, a predicted intramembrane cysteine proteinase. The presence of a PEP-CTERM domain at a protein's C-terminus predicts cleavage within the sorting domain, followed by covalent anchoring to some some component of the (usually Gram-negative) cell surface. Many PEP-CTERM proteins exhibit an unusual sequence composition that includes large numbers of potential glycosylation sites. Expression of one such protein has been shown restore the ability of a bacterium to form floc, a type of biofilm.), with amino-acid sequence MKIGLSLTVGMIAYLFFTSAASAQVITRIGSGVEAMFASQSEVFSDSDPTGILWGLSAGSGLYPSGAIIPSLPASPTPSLTTAPGNAFAGGSYTASFIDNLGGSLSFTAAQATIDDSISATPAITSDVQILFPAWRVAQGPLAPGYAYNQLNFGSNYLFTFNPGLGAAVAPGIPLLLNGGTSGLTSYAQFDAVINYDWTPVTVNTAGIVGASGPTLSLGSLSYAWSVSGPGPIFLTLPSVGSLAATPAGDGVLSLTGHAWVAGDPFELNVTSNVPEPSAFALLLLASGLGLVRRRR; translated from the coding sequence ATGAAAATTGGTTTATCGTTGACCGTGGGCATGATTGCATATCTTTTCTTCACCAGCGCCGCCTCGGCGCAGGTGATTACCCGCATTGGCTCGGGCGTCGAAGCCATGTTCGCATCGCAGAGTGAAGTCTTTTCCGACTCTGATCCGACGGGCATCCTCTGGGGGTTATCCGCAGGTTCGGGCTTATACCCGTCGGGTGCCATTATCCCAAGCTTGCCGGCCTCGCCTACGCCTTCGCTAACAACGGCCCCTGGCAACGCCTTTGCTGGCGGCAGCTACACCGCTTCATTTATTGATAATCTAGGTGGCTCGCTGTCGTTCACCGCTGCCCAAGCAACGATCGATGATTCGATTTCGGCAACGCCTGCGATCACGTCCGACGTTCAGATACTTTTCCCAGCTTGGCGAGTGGCGCAAGGACCACTGGCACCTGGGTATGCTTACAATCAACTCAATTTCGGATCGAACTATCTGTTCACCTTCAACCCAGGATTGGGTGCCGCAGTTGCACCAGGGATTCCACTGCTGCTGAACGGTGGTACGTCAGGTCTGACTTCGTACGCTCAATTCGATGCAGTGATCAATTACGACTGGACACCCGTAACCGTCAACACAGCGGGCATCGTCGGAGCGTCCGGGCCGACATTGTCGCTGGGCTCTCTGTCGTATGCATGGTCCGTGTCTGGCCCCGGACCGATCTTCTTGACGTTACCCAGTGTCGGTTCGCTGGCAGCCACCCCAGCCGGTGACGGCGTGTTATCGCTGACTGGACATGCCTGGGTCGCCGGCGATCCGTTCGAGTTGAACGTTACCTCAAACGTTCCCGAACCATCCGCGTTTGCGCTGCTTCTGCTAGCCTCTGGCCTGGGGCTTGTCCGACGCCGCCGCTAG
- a CDS encoding TlpA family protein disulfide reductase, translating to MPPHSLMAQADPAGATESSAQAQQNFPDLTIPAGADVPTLQRVVAAAKSARPTSADEYKAQQTAVRQASSALLRKLSKEDAAYAQAEMDTIISSVALLTFFNEDEQSDIVDQLTNFLKGRNPLSIQDIQTGMLAAGMLELQPDKQPAREVYELLDELLKEDQRDEMQSLRLNLQASVRRLNMLGEPFELNATTIQGEQITTQRFAGKFVIVDVFATWCEPCRVEAALIKKHYEKYRERGLEVVGISLDEDAEALRQYLKDNPLPWPVIHDAAEDPLERLSFKYGISALPTVLLLNKEGTVVSLEARQSELNRLMQMLFETPTPAVPPTDAADDGEASAENDASAGGVEDSQDVVSGNGSKSSSDSDQKVE from the coding sequence ATGCCGCCCCATTCGCTGATGGCTCAAGCGGATCCTGCTGGTGCCACCGAGTCCTCTGCACAGGCCCAACAGAATTTTCCGGACCTGACCATACCGGCTGGTGCCGATGTGCCAACATTGCAGCGAGTCGTAGCTGCGGCCAAGTCGGCGCGTCCGACATCGGCCGACGAATATAAGGCTCAACAAACGGCTGTGCGACAGGCCTCTTCCGCGCTGCTGCGCAAGTTATCCAAAGAGGATGCGGCGTACGCTCAGGCCGAAATGGATACGATCATCTCGTCAGTCGCGCTGCTGACGTTTTTTAATGAAGACGAGCAGTCCGATATCGTCGATCAGTTGACCAACTTTCTGAAAGGTCGCAATCCGCTTTCCATACAAGATATCCAAACCGGAATGCTGGCAGCGGGAATGCTGGAACTGCAACCGGATAAGCAGCCGGCTCGCGAAGTCTACGAGTTACTGGACGAATTGCTGAAGGAGGACCAGCGCGACGAGATGCAGAGCTTGCGGCTCAATCTACAAGCATCGGTACGTCGCCTGAATATGCTCGGTGAGCCCTTCGAATTGAACGCCACCACCATCCAGGGGGAGCAAATCACCACCCAAAGGTTTGCCGGCAAGTTTGTTATTGTGGATGTGTTTGCAACCTGGTGTGAACCCTGTCGAGTAGAGGCGGCTTTGATCAAGAAGCACTATGAAAAATACCGTGAGCGCGGCTTGGAAGTCGTAGGCATCAGCTTAGATGAAGACGCTGAAGCTTTGCGTCAATACTTGAAGGATAATCCGTTACCCTGGCCGGTGATTCACGATGCAGCCGAAGACCCATTGGAAAGACTGTCGTTCAAGTATGGAATCTCGGCACTGCCCACCGTGCTGTTACTGAACAAAGAAGGTACCGTCGTATCGCTTGAGGCGCGGCAAAGCGAATTGAATCGACTCATGCAGATGTTGTTCGAGACACCCACGCCAGCAGTACCACCTACAGATGCTGCAGACGATGGCGAAGCATCCGCAGAAAATGACGCTAGCGCCGGCGGAGTTGAGGACAGCCAGGATGTGGTCAGTGGCAATGGCAGCAAAAGCTCTTCCGATTCAGACCAGAAGGTTGAGTGA
- a CDS encoding TlpA family protein disulfide reductase: MNRMCCIVGLLSWLVAVGCDRSVVKHAQPDTGTTHSTQAGQVTNQSTVSLESSGQQTQFDSLPDNQPSVASSATQVTDAPAKSASSTATAPPSLIEQRVLAIEPVQSEDPQRMIQHLSELDRAIQDVLLASSRMHEQAARDAAVRLSQMKLQAGKHLAGLAGASAEQAKSGIQAQLVALSHLSGLKDVAAARQLEELATQLSGHADDQLRHQSHVVLVGFKIQQLQNGVISDPTAVLSAASDLISDPQYRGRLEMTSLAHVIGVLYQMGYAQQAQPLQQQVFEAYSQSADAQLRNEAWNQLTRQSPAVDNFLASLQSMQAVQFDPTPVLVAARGLVQEFPNPVTLEMIAGVVTNIEYSGHVALSQDLIRLIETQAESLPLAASAGVIRAAIDEHRQRTSWLGQPLKIEGLVDLSQQTVDLQQFAGKVMLVDFWATWCAPCLNEIPHIKRAHDELSEQGFAVLSINMDHELADVQKFAQSHPMPWNVCRPLDGDTRSLTEQFGITLFPHTLLVDRDGNVAALHVRGERLLTEVRRLLE; the protein is encoded by the coding sequence ATGAATCGAATGTGCTGTATCGTAGGCTTGTTGAGCTGGCTGGTAGCGGTGGGCTGCGATCGAAGCGTCGTTAAACACGCACAGCCCGACACTGGTACAACTCACAGCACGCAGGCTGGACAAGTTACCAACCAATCGACGGTGTCATTGGAATCCTCAGGCCAACAAACTCAATTCGATAGCTTGCCTGACAATCAGCCATCGGTTGCCAGCAGTGCAACCCAGGTCACCGACGCGCCAGCCAAATCGGCGTCATCGACTGCTACGGCTCCGCCATCGTTGATCGAGCAGCGCGTGCTGGCCATTGAGCCTGTCCAGTCCGAGGATCCTCAGCGAATGATTCAACACCTGAGTGAACTCGATCGGGCAATTCAAGATGTGTTGCTAGCCAGTAGTCGTATGCATGAGCAGGCAGCCAGAGATGCTGCAGTGCGTCTGTCACAAATGAAACTGCAGGCTGGTAAACACTTGGCAGGACTGGCTGGAGCCTCCGCTGAGCAGGCCAAATCAGGCATCCAGGCACAGTTAGTAGCCCTCAGCCATCTCAGTGGATTGAAAGATGTGGCGGCCGCACGGCAATTGGAGGAACTTGCTACGCAACTCAGCGGTCATGCCGATGATCAATTACGCCACCAGTCTCACGTGGTGTTGGTAGGGTTCAAGATACAGCAATTGCAAAACGGAGTTATTTCCGACCCGACAGCCGTCCTGAGCGCTGCCAGCGATTTGATCTCGGACCCGCAATACCGTGGGCGGCTGGAGATGACCAGCTTGGCCCATGTGATTGGCGTGCTGTATCAGATGGGTTACGCCCAGCAAGCGCAGCCGTTGCAGCAGCAGGTGTTTGAGGCTTACTCGCAATCGGCCGATGCACAGTTGCGCAATGAGGCCTGGAATCAACTAACCCGTCAAAGTCCGGCGGTCGATAATTTTCTGGCTTCATTGCAGTCGATGCAAGCCGTTCAATTTGACCCTACTCCCGTGTTGGTAGCGGCCCGCGGCTTGGTCCAAGAGTTTCCGAACCCTGTCACCTTGGAAATGATCGCCGGAGTTGTCACCAATATTGAATATAGTGGCCATGTAGCACTCAGTCAGGATTTGATTCGACTGATCGAGACTCAAGCCGAGAGTTTGCCGCTGGCCGCCTCGGCAGGTGTCATTCGAGCAGCCATCGACGAGCATCGGCAGCGTACTTCGTGGTTGGGGCAACCACTGAAAATTGAAGGGCTAGTTGATTTAAGTCAGCAGACTGTGGACTTGCAACAATTCGCAGGCAAGGTGATGCTGGTAGATTTTTGGGCGACATGGTGTGCCCCTTGTTTGAATGAAATTCCACATATCAAGCGCGCACACGACGAGCTGTCCGAGCAGGGCTTTGCGGTGCTAAGCATCAATATGGACCATGAACTAGCTGATGTTCAAAAGTTTGCTCAATCGCATCCCATGCCATGGAACGTTTGCCGTCCGCTAGATGGGGATACGCGTAGTCTGACCGAGCAGTTCGGCATCACACTTTTTCCGCACACGCTGCTGGTTGATCGAGATGGCAATGTAGCTGCATTGCATGTTCGAGGTGAAAGGCTGTTGACGGAAGTTCGGCGACTGTTGGAGTAA